AAGCTGCTGAGATTCTTAAAAGCAAATATCTGTGTTTTGAATAACTCTCATCTGCCTCATTGTAGCTAGTCATTGTGTAAAAGTACATAATGATCCTGATTAAACTTGTCTTCTGGGAAGTCATCATAAATCCTTCCTACTCTGCACTTTGTGTCTCTCTGATAACATTTACAGGTATTGACACCCCTGACTGAGCAAACGACTTGAGATAACATCCTGTTTTGTGCACTTACGGAATTCACAAAATCCTTATTCTCAGAAGCCATGTTTAAACACAGGCAGTCACCCACAGCCActtctgtatttgtgtttgttctttccttttcttcactttcttttaGTTAATTTACTTTCTAAATAGAAACATCCATTCCAGTTCAAGGTCAAGGTGCAAAgatatcttttattttctctctgctacCGATAAGTGGAAGCAACTGTGAcctttctgaagaaaatcaaccaaaaaaacaaataaatgaatcgGTGCATAACACTACAGTCAAGGAAGAACCAAACAGGCAGCAGCAAGTATACTGATGCTGTAGCAAGTAAGAGGGTTTGTCTTCTGCTGGGTATTAAAATAGCATGGTATAACAAAAGTGCAGTTAACGCTTTCAGGTGTTAGGTTCAACAACTTTCCAAGACCACAAAGCACATTAATCTTACGAACATGGAGGGATTAGCTGaattcaaacacaaaaaaaatagcaagtgGCAAGAAAGTTACGGAGCATAAAGcaataaaaagcagaaacaatattGGCACCAGATCCCCTCACCTCCTCTTCGCTCCCCTCTCCTTCAGTGAGCTGAAACAGCCTCCACAGAAGTACCAGATCTGTGGCCTGGACAAACATCATCCCAGAAACACGGTTAGACCCAAAAAGAAAGTGTGCTGCCAAGTTAGCATCAGAGCTTGTGTTGACAGCCGTGAGGTCTGCAGGAATTAATTCCTCCAGATGAACAGGCAAGCCTCtcttctgcagtgagcaggcagccGTCTTCATCCCATAGGCAGATACTCCATGAAGCATCACTGGAGCAACTCTAGACATTAACATTTGGTTATTCCCCAAAATTATTTACACCTCAGTATGCCTCACGAGCTGTTTTCTAAAGAGATGGCAGAATTAACAGGGTAAATACCTGATACTGAATGGGGAGTTTAAGAAAAAAGGATAGTTTCgagacaacaacagcaaaaaaaaaaagacacactaGAGGTAAGCTAGGAGCAGATAGGATCAGAGAAGATTtccaaacaaaatacagaaaaaaacagataagGTTGGAACACCAGACCTGTATTAGGTTTACTTTAGAAACCATAAAGCAACCTTTATTCATGTTGCTTCTTCACAAACACAGAAACAACACTAACTTCTGCAGTTTTCTGAATATATTCACTGAACTAAACACTAATAAACACTAAAGAAGTGGTACCTGGAGCTTCTGCACTGTAACATAACCACGCATGGAAGAAGGCTGCCAAATGCTTCTTGATTGCCCGTGCACAGATTGCGCTTTGGCTCTCAAGGACAACAGACCACAAGAGCAAAGAATAGCATTTATCACAAAAGTTCAAGTATTCTTTGTGTACCCAGGTAAAATCAGTAGTCTGTATGCATCCAGACTTTAAATCCATGTCCTAGAAACATCCCACAGATGCAAAAATATCAGATACCTGCACTGCCTAACACCGCACTGTCATGGAGAGGGAAGATAATTTTAGGATCAATGAATAGTAAAACttgtaacaaaatatttatttggtgAATTAAATACAGCGtacacagaaaacaagaaggaTTTCACCGTAAGAGTGGAAAACAGTTGGTTTGCAGAACAACAGCTCAATGCATTTGCTGTAACCAAACAGACCTAGCCTATGTTACCAGAAAATTTTAAACAGTGATCATATGATCATAGactgctttgagttggaagggacctttagaggtcatctagctcaaccccctgcagtgagcagggccatcttcaactacatcaggttgcttagaaccccatccaacctgaccttgaatgtttccagcaacggggcatctaccacccctctgggcaacctgtgccagtgtttcaccaccctcacagtaaagaatttcttcctcatatccagtctaaatctacacacttttagttcaaaaccattaccccttgtcctattgcaacaggtcttgctaaaaagtctgtcacCATCTtgcttataagccccctttaggtACCGGAAGGCcactctaaggtctccccacagccttctcttccccaggctgaacagccccagctctcccagcctttcctcccagcagaggggttccagtccttggatcattgctggggcctcctctggtgccactccaacagctccaggtctgacctgcgctgagggctccagagctggacgcaggactcccggggggctcccagcagagcagggcagaggggcagaatcccctccctcaccctgctgcccacgctgctggggatgcagcccaggggacggttggcctgctgggctgccagcgcacactgctaggtcgtgttcagcttttcatccaccagcacccccaggtccttctcctcagggctgctctccatcccttcatccccaagcctgtaactGGGACCAGGGATTGccctgactcaggtgcaggaccttgcacttgaccatGTTGAACCTGATGATATTAAAACATTAACTAGATGTGAAACAAAGCTTCTAACATCACCAAAAATTAGCCACGCAGCAGCAATACAAAAGGTTCTGCGTACACATttgcctttccttcagtttttatttttgtttggtaaCTTCTCTCTCCCTGTTGTTTTGTAtgacatttaatatatttttcaccTGTGTCACTTTTTGCCACTCAATTTAACTCAAGCTAAACAAGCTCATCAAGAACATCAGTGTCAATTAAGCATGTGCACATTTTTTCAGTACAGTAACACTCAGGTACAGAGCATTTACATTCATTTCAAATGTCCATCTCCTTTTCAAATACTTCCTTACTAGGTAAGACAACATTCAAATCTCAGTTTTCACGCCAAATAGGAACCACCAGCTAAATAGGGTATGGAATTCAAAATATTACTGTTATGCATCAGCACAGTGAGTACCCCATCACCTTTTCCTTCCAAAGGACCAAACCTAGAGCTTCAATGGGACTATTACTTCTTCTTTTAAACAAGTCAGTAAAATTGTCCTGAATTATTAACATAAATATTTCCTGGTTCCTGCTCACATTGATTTGAATTTCACTGTATTAAGTAGCAGACATCTTTGTCAACAAAATTATTTCTCCtttaatttgtaatttttcttaGTATATAGATTCattacattattttccttttcagttaaatatttcttttcctttcaattaACAGCTAAGAGCACTAAGCCTGGGAGCACTAAAATAGTAGTATAcaactgctgaaacacaaaagtAACCTGATAAGAGTACCAATGAAATGCACACATAAATCCATTCCACATAACCTTGCATCATCAGTACAATTGTGCTTCTCTATTAAATTTAACGGAAAAATGTCATACTAAATATGCTAATGCACACTTAATTGGAACCAAATCAGATATATCATTAGCTGCATTAGGAGAGAGTCCAAAGGCTACAGAGAACTGGAGATTGAGAAGTTTCTGTCCAGAGAGAGGAAGAGACTGCAAAGAGTTTGAGGTAGGAACAGCAAACTTTTATATTTGTAAGGGCTGAAATTCAATTCACCACATGACTACTGGAgaacaaaaaatgtttaaacCTAGAAGCTTGAGTCTAatgtagaaaaagagaaaagcacagtACAGATATACATTTGCATCCTTTAACATAATGACCTCGACAGATACTTAACGTGCTGTTCCAAGGAGAGCACTAGCCTGTGGATCTGGTTTCAGAAATGGTTACTTACCAATCTGCGGTTTGCAGCAAAGGACATATAGCACAgatacaagacaaaaaaaaattaatggtaAACATAGAACGGTCTAGCAAGCAAGTTTGTGAACTTCACTCTTACTTCAAGTGAGGAAGTTAACCAAACCCCAGATAAATATCCTTTGATGTCCAAAAGTAGGATTTAGAAAACCATAATGTATCAGTTTGGAAAGGTATTAGAAGAGATGCTAAAGCTTTAGTACTTTCATTAATAGACTGGGCCACTGACATATAGAGAAGGGTTTCAACACATAAATTATGCTCCAGTTTCAGCACAAACTGAAGATTTAGACTGATCTGAAAACAGTTACCCCATGACTTTTCTCCTGTACAGCTTCTAGTGGTCTGTAAGTAGCCTACTgtcaaaaataaatgaatttaacACTGCTGAGTCAGCTAGCACTTATATGACCGCACTGGAACAGTCACTGTTCTTAAGTCAGACAAATGAGCTGTCACTATATTATATTAATACTTCtagtgaagaaattattttaagagTTTCTTGACTGGAGTTATTTAGTGGAATGTGTAAGTCTAAAAAGAACGAAGTTATCCATCTGACATCTCAAAATTCATAGCCTGACTCTTTCACAGAAATCCTTTTGGCCAGGTGTCCAATTAAATGTATCCacataaatacaggaaaaaaaaaaaaaaaagaaaagcattaaaacaaGCATCACTAACATTTGTTGAGAATGTAGTGCAATCATATGAGACTCAGTTTCATTGTTTCAATTTGATTACCTGTACAATAACTTTTGATACTTGAGTTAGTGTATTATTAGCAGAGACTACCAAATGGACAAATTTATAGATAGAAAGATGCAGTAACAAGCAAACATACTGGCTGGCATGAGCTGCTAAGCTTTTGTTGATGTCCTCCACCATCATTCTGAAACAGCCGTTCTTGCAATACTAATCAGAGCAACCATACTCAGAACCCTGTAATTGAATGACCTTTGCATTTGCAACATCACTCTAAACACACTTACACAATATTAATATATTATATTAAtgattgtttttaaacaaagttttCCAATGATCACTAATtcacaagttttaaaataaaagtttattacagaaattacttttgaacAAAAAAGGCAACAGTATctgttgtaatttaaaaaaaaaaaagtaacattgtATTCATGCCCTATAAGGTGAACTGAAGAAATGCTACAGGTGTTTCTTCTGCTGTCATTCTGTGAGGCTTTCTAGTATGGATTAACTCACATTTGCATCACAAGAATTAAGTATGAACACAGTTCCTTTCCGTGCTGCTCTCCAGAAAGTGCTGCATATTAACACAAAATATTGCAGACAAACCTCAGTTCTATTCATTCTGCAGTATTAGAACCAGtgtctagaaaagaaaaaaaaaaagtctgagcaATACATACACCCACTGCAGTTGAGTATAAATTAAAGAGAACCAATATCATTCTCTAACACCTTCCCCAAGCTCCGAAGTGTTCCCCAATTATTTTAGTACATGTTCTGTACCTACCCAGTTCCCTCCACTGCTACCAATGCGATGCATTAACTGCTTGTCCTGTTTCCCTTCAGTTAGCAACATTGAACAGAGTCAGCACAAAACTTCAAGCCTGTGCACACAGATCATTTTCTATTAAGGCATTAAATCTTCAACAAGTTTTGCTCTAACTTGTAGCGCTACACAAATGCTTTACTGCAGTCAGCCACAAGCACATCTGGCTAAATCACTTGATCCACTAAAGAGAAAGGGTTCTGCACACCCAGTAGCATAAGTTCCTATCGAGTGTGGGCTATAGTTTATTACGCATTTTGAAACAGATGCAAGAATGAGTACGATCATAAAACAACTGAGCGCAATTCTCTGTTCCGAACTTTTGTCAGAAGCGCCAATTAACACCAGTGCAATTTCTGGCATTACTACCattactgctttctttttcttagagCTACGGAAAAAATACATAACTTGGATATGGAGAAAGACAAGTCAGTGTTTACTACGTTCCTTTAGCAAGCCAGcttcttgtggggaaaaaaaggttgaAACATTAATAGCAACTTTAAGTCACCTAGTTCTTTAAATCTTATCTGCATAATTTATCAAGAGGGAAAACGACTAATACTTGGTAAGTAAGGTTTCCTCTGCTAGCTATAAtaagcacacaaaaaataaacagagTAAGATTACATGCTTGCCCAATAGCAGAAGTTGAGCAAACAATAAATCCTGTCAACTCTTTAGAACTGCAACTTGAAGTGACCACTGTAATCACGCCAGGATCAGAAAGCCATGAAAAACCTGTTTCAGAGGTCTAGGGTATATTTAAATAAAGGCTTTTCCATTCTCAGTTCTTCCTTGTAGCATCACTCCCCGGGGATGAAACAACTGGCACCATCTCACACATCTTTAGTGATATTCTGCCACGCTGATGGCTTTAAAAGTCACAAACCAGCTTGCCACAGAAGTCACTAAATTACTCTTTCCAGTAAAGAATGTCCAGGAACGCTGACAAAAGTAATCCAGCCAAGCACATACGGTACATAAACTCTCGTAAGCAGTGGACATACAGGGGGCCTACTAAGCAATATATAAATCTTATAATATGATTTTCAAGTGCTAGCCTAAGCTTTTCATGTGCTTGGGTCCCCTACTATTCAAATCCCATGAACTGCTCAGACAGCTTTCTCAGACAATTGCTTGCTCACTGATGAAGCACTCCTTGAATTCAATAAAACATGGCTGTTGTTCTAACAAACAGGTTAATACTAGAAAAATTATCACACAGAAATTCAATTGAGGTTACTTCCGACTTTCCAATCACTCTAGTAGTATGTACTTCCCAACAATTGGTGTACAACAGTCTGTAACACATTCCTCTTTCAGCGCTTATGAGTTAGGGAAGCATTTACCttgcttttgtttcatttctatCATATGTAACAAGGAGTGCAGAGCCGTACTTTTGTCTAAATACTACAATCAATCTAACTTCAATCAGACATTTGGTCAAAGCTTTTTATAAATGATCGTCTTTTGTCTCAGCTTTTTTATATCATATTCCATACTTACTTTTTCCATCACATGCTACAATTTTCACTTTATCCACTTTCACAAGTTCAGTGACCTCCCTAAATTCAACATCATTCAGTACAAATGTCCATACGTTGTCACAGAACCTGTACGTATTCAGAGACCcctttaaaaagacaaaagacaTTTTCGATAGGATGCATCCcaaaagtaacagaaaatacaATGCTTACTACCTACTGAACTACATACCTTCTCGCACTAGGTTTGCCATAAAGCCAACTGTGAACCTGAACGCATGCAAGCTTGGCAAGCAAGCAATTCTGAGGAAAACTGTAGTTCAAATGTCCTCCAGTGGCTAACATTTTCAAGACCATGTAGTGATGTTATAGTCTATCCAAAGGAAAGCTTCACAGGTATGctaagaaatttttgtaacttttCTAATGTGTGTAAAGCATCAGTATCAGAAAAGATTTCTTCAAACATAGGCCGTAAGAATAATCAGTTACAGCAGTGATCACAACAAGATGTGAATTCAACTGTTGTTCAAATAAAGTGacagtttaaattaaaaatcacgACAAAACTGACCCGTGTGACATAAAGGACTATCCCTCACATTTGATATATTACTGAGGACATTGATATGTAAACCTTTTGGACCCCAACTTCGCATATTTTAAACTGATACTGTTGAACTTTAGCTCctaataacatttttttaatttatccacTAAACACATTCTGAACAGTTTTCTATACTATGTTATATACATAAAGCAAGTTCAGCGTGTTAGAGGAAAGAAAGTTATGCCCTTTTTAACATATCTCTAtggtttaaaaatataaaatcttaaGAGCTCACTTCATTAATGTGTTTTGCATAGACTGTCGAGGAAATACGAGGACTTTAACAGGACAACTGTTCtcgttttgtatttttttcctcaaaattacAATCAAGTTAACATTTAACAATTTGCTGCCTATCTGACATTAATTAGGGTggctggctggaaaaaaaaaccccaagcttatTTTTCCATGCTATCTACAGAAAATAGCTACAAAGTGACCCAGTGAATTGCATGAAGGTAGACCTACAACTCTCTAGTCTCTCTTCACATTGAAGACGGGGCTGACAATCTGGCCTCATCTTACTTCTGCCAGGTACAACCAAGGAAAAAAGTTTCCCTCCCCATCTGCAAGATACTGAGGATGGCAATGCTACCCATCAGAGAGCAtttccctcttccccttcccatGTTTTCAACCACTGACGAAATCTGTTTCTGATTATTACATTCCTTCAAAAGATCTCTGGCACAATAAGAAGATAATAAGCCTTACAATTTCATATGGAATATATGTGTAAACAGTCAGTATTTCAGAATCAACATAGACCTTCTTAAGTTTTTGCTTAGAGAACACAGCTTTTACCAATGTTCTGCATCAACACTCGCTGTACCTAATGAAGAACTTTTATATAGTTATCTTACCCTGAAATTGACTCTGTTCCTGACTCGTTGTGCCAGTGCTGAATTTATAGCTTTATCAAACTGAAGTAGCACCTGAAGGGCCAGCTGAGGTGTGATTTGCTGCGACTAAAgcggtttaaaaaaacaaaaaaaaaaggttttgtttcaaagtaaactcaaaaatgcagtaaaaattaaaaacttcaAAAGACAGATGACGTGAAGCAGATCTCTAGAAGAACAATTTACAGAATTATTATGCTCCAGTGTttacttctgttttcctgttttaacTCTGAGAGAAGAAATTATGTGCTAACATGATTTTCTGAGCTATACAAAGATTTCTTCTGTTAAATATTCACTGGAAACAACCAGAAAGAAATAACAGTGTTCCAGATCAATCTGGTTGTTCACTTACTGCGCCACGTGGCAGGGGATTACGTCacttacagaaaacatttttgtttcgaACGTTAGGAAAAAGACTTCCCATATGAATGGAGTACCAATAGGTTTTGATTTCAACCAGTAAGTTTTCCAAACGTTGGCCATACAACAACCACAAAGCCGTTTCAATAACTAACCTCTCTTTTTATTAAGCTAATTGTCCAGACCCCGAACCCCACACACACCTGTATGAGCTCATCCAGACTCTCCTGAAGACTGTTGCCCAGCGTGGTGTTCCTATATAGCTGATACGCCATGGCTCACCGAGACGGACCAGACGTCTGCTATGTCCTCGCTCtcatctgaaaagaaaagaaatctgaaaaaccacaacagaaccctGAACGAACAGCGCACACCGAGAGCGAAGAGAACACTAACAATTATTCCGCAAACACCGACCGGCAATGACGAGCGTTCAAGAGCACACAGCATTAACGGTCGGCAGGGAGACCGGGCCGCCGGCAGGGAGCGAGCCCGCCCCGCCACCGGGCCGACACCAACCGCCCTCTGTGCCCGacaggcgcggcggcggcgcgccggGACGAGGCCGTCTTTGCTGGCCGCCCGTCCGGCCTCCAGACCGATCTCCGTCCCTGCGGCGCCGGCAGCGGCGTAGGAAAGTCGTGACGGAAATCCGAGCAAGTGCCGAGGCCTAAGCGGCCTTGCGCggagccgcgccgcgccccgccccatCGCGCCCCCCTTCCCGACTCAGGCCGCCGCGGCCCCAGCCAAGTCGGGGAAAGATGCCAGTCCCCGCACCGCAGCCGCTGGCATCTCCGGCCGCAGCGCGCGGGCGGCCCGTcccggcgccgccccgccgggcccagccccggggctcccgCTCGGGGCGGCCCCCTCCAGCGGCCCCAGCCTCACCCGCTCCGAGCGGCCGGAAGAGGTGGCAGCCCCTTCCCGGCCCCCCCGCGGCCCGGAAGCGGAACGGCAAGCGTGGCGGCAGCGGGCCCGGCCTCATCCCGTCCCCCGGAGCGGGAGCCGGGAGGCCGCGCTGGGCGGCAGTCCCCAGAGCGGGGCTCCTCTCTGGCGACGGCAGACCGGATCCTGGCGCCGGAGGAAGCGGCGGCCGCAGGACGCCGAGGCGCGGCCTTCCCCGGCGCAGCGCCCGCCACAGCCGTTAAACACCGAGTTAGTACTGCAGGGAGGTAGCCATAACTTTTTGACGGTAAAGCACAACGAACAGTCAAAATGTCTGTACTTCCGGGTTTAGGGTTATTTTACCTATTCAAGACCCTGACATCCAAGCCTTCTTTAAGCTTAAACCGTTTTCCTCCAACATGATACCCCAGCCAGTACCAACTGCCGAACGACTCTGAAATACTCCACTCCAGAACTGTCTTCGGAGTAATTGTTACATTACACTGCAGCTAGTGAACTGGCACCTGCGATGCTCAGGGAACCAAAACAAAATCTCATGTTCTAAAGAGGGAGTTGGTGGTGCATAGTCACAAAAGACTCTCATATTATCAGTATGTTCCTAAGCAGTAAAATAGAACATTCAGACCTCCTCCAAAGGTATTTATTGCATATAGCATTTATTTTATTCCTAATTGAAAAGTTTCCCATGAGTATTAACAGCTAGCACATTCAGAAATGCGTTTATCACATTACTCCACCACACCCTGGAACACAGACAACAGAAGCTCATTTAACAAGAAAGGGTCATAACATTCTTAAGAGGTAGATGAAGAGTCTTGTACTTACATAGTTTTATATTAAAAGGGCAAAGGAGAAGAGTCACATTTGTGAAGAATATTAATAGTCAATTTAAGCCAGTTACATCATCTATGAATTACAACCTATGTTTTTGCATGACGACTGCAGCTTCATTTTGTTAAACACTGCACATTTCCCATATCACACATATTAAAGCTTACGGATACTAAGAGACAATGTCTTAACCCTTCTATCTAACCTTCAACTGGTAAAGCACCCTACTACTTGGGCTCTTTTTAACAAAAAGGCTTTGTTCAGATGACTGAATAAGAAACACTGCAGGGCCACTGGGAAAGTAAGCATCTGTCCTCCACAAATATTTTTGGTAATTAACCACCTGGAATTCCGTGTCAAATACAAACTAACAGCTGAGCAAGCTAGAGTAAGGAGCATGGTAAGATAAGGACTTGACTTTCTGAAATCACTCCAGTAGCTTCTCCTCAGATTATTTtcaatacttaaaaaaaacaatccatCCCAGCAGTATGTTTAAATCGGAGTAATCTGGGCAGTCCAAattgcaaaactgaaaaacaaactagTTGAGCAAAGAATGGCTTTATAATCACTGATCTCTGTCATGCTTGAAGGGAATGATGAACAACTGTAATGCCCTTTTTCCGAGTGAGCACAATATAGGGAACAAGATGTGGTAAAGGAAACAAAGCAGTTCAGCTTACAATTTTGAAGGCAGAAAAGCTGCAAAATCTGTCTTTCATaatatgaatatttaaatatttcttctatTTCAGAGTGCTACTCTAACTAAAATCAGGTATCCTTAAGAAGTATAATTAAAGCACTTACTCGAAGCATCTCCAACAACCAGTCGTTTAAACAAATCCTCTAGAGAATGACCTGCATCCACAAGGATTGAATAAGTATTTTCATTGAAAGCTTTGCAAGACTTCTGTGGTTACAAAAAGCACAAAAGCTATTATCACTCTCCCTTCCGTTCCTCATGACACTTTTCTAAGGGAGACTGGAATGACGTGAAAATTAAAGTTATCTCCAAAGACAACAGCTTTTGATAAGAGACACATTTAAGCCATCTTTCTACACAATAAATACTGTATAAATCCATtggatacacagaaaaaaatttgacACTGGAAGAAATACACATTTCACTAACAAATGTATTTCTTTGGGACAGATTTAGTTTAGAAAGTGCCCATTCACAATGTAGTTCCGTTATTTTGTTAACTAACTACAGACATTTCAGTAGATGACATCAGCAAAGCTGACATATGAGGAGGCACCAATGCCACCCCCTCCTCCCTTGCACACACTGAGGTCATTTCATAAAAGACTCCATTACCATCAACATGTAATCTAATCTTGAAGTATGACAAATTAACTGTTGAAAGCTTTTAAGCTGTCACTAGAGCATTTAAGTGTATGATACAAACTTGCTGAAACATGCTAACAAATACAGGCTATATACTAATCCTGTGCAATTCAGAATGTAACTGTTTCTAACTACAAAGTTCCTCACAGTAAGGAATATTACTGGTCACTTGTTCactggaaataaaggaaaaaaaatatgctgaacTGCATTGTTATGAACAGGGTTACATGTTCATATCATAACATGTTCATAACTATTCCAGCTAGTTCTAAGCCTTTTGGAACCAAAAATTTCTACATTTTAACATCCCAGAACCTCAAAGACTTCAAATTTGCTTCAGCGCTAAATCCTTCTACATCCCTCTCCATTACCTTCCAACTGACCATGGCTCTGCCAAACTACACAGAACGTCAAGAACATTCAAGCAATCTAGAGTTTACTCACACCAGTTTTTAATGACACTTTCTCCAAAATATCTTTGCCACTTCTGAACGCTTATCCTGTTGTAGCAATCAATTTACCAAATGTCACATCCACACACAGAGAGGCCACTGGCCCACACATCTGTATTTCAGTTGTACACAGTA
Above is a window of Opisthocomus hoazin isolate bOpiHoa1 chromosome 10, bOpiHoa1.hap1, whole genome shotgun sequence DNA encoding:
- the GTF2A2 gene encoding transcription initiation factor IIA subunit 2; the protein is MAYQLYRNTTLGNSLQESLDELIQSQQITPQLALQVLLQFDKAINSALAQRVRNRVNFRGSLNTYRFCDNVWTFVLNDVEFREVTELVKVDKVKIVACDGKNTGSNTAE